A single window of Aspergillus flavus chromosome 4, complete sequence DNA harbors:
- a CDS encoding GNAT family acetyltransferase — protein sequence MAKSSPEHQFEVREIQTKEEYARLVDVLWTANFQPYNPIFTAVHPVTGHTAADRKADKALDTEIRWAAHTKNPASHLIYVLDRHTGRVAGGCEWLIFHENPFPHGPQRIPCTWYPEGSERAEYTSTFLSQVFFYRMSWLQRPHAGVNAMGVHPDYRRRGVGRLLMQWGHEQIDDLGYESFIEGSPMGRWLYEEFGYRRVVSLHVDLEKRNPSEEWSRLLHECRPPAILLLWRPPGGNWDGNVPDGPWAVEDGTWK from the exons ATGGCAAAATCCAGTCCCGAACACCAGTTTGAAGTCCGGGAAAtccaaacaaaagaagaatacGCCCGGCTGGTCGACGTCCTATGGACTGCCAATTTCCAGCCCTACAA TCCTATCTTCACAGCCGTCCATCCCGTAACAGGGCACACAGCTGCGGACAGAAAAGCAGACAAAGCACTTGACACTGAAATCCGCTGGGCCGCTCACACGAAGAATCCAGCGTCGCACTTGATTTACGTTCTTGATCGACACACAGGCCGGGTTGCAGGTGGATGCGAATGGCTCATCTTCCATGAAAATCCTTTTCCGCATGGACCGCAGAGGATCCCCTGTACTTGGTACCCGGAAGGCTCGGAAAGAGCCGAATACACGAGTACCTTCTTGTCTCAAGTGTTTTTCTATCGCATGTCCTGGCTCCAAAGACCCCATGCCG GCGTCAATGCCATGGGCGTACATCCCGATTACCGTCGGCGTGGCGTAGGCCGGCTCCTCATGCAATGGGGTCACGAGCAGATCGATGATTTGGGGTACGAGAGCTTCATTGAAGGGAGCCCGATGGGGCGGTGGCTGTACGAGGAATTTGGGTATCGACGCGTGGTTAGTTTGCATGTGGAtctggagaaaagaaatccGAGTGAGGAGTGGTCGAGATTATTACATGAATGTCGTCCACCGGCGATATTGTTGCTATGGAGGCCCCCGGGAGGAAACTGGGATGGGAACGTGCCGGACGGCCCATGGGCGGTTGAGGACGGGACATGGAAGTAG
- a CDS encoding Alpha/Beta hydrolase protein, translating into MAHGFSALKEMDLDAFAAHFVSKLPLSCLVYDNRGFGDIDTKDQPRHEILPAQQISDYSDAITYAQSRSDVDSHKIGVWGSSYSGGHVLWLGAVDKRVKAVLSQVPCVDGWFTFHRLIRPDFRAGLNQLFQDVDRLARAAGKPPGMLPVVNADVHGPSALPTPNSYNFFMKWAKKSNW; encoded by the exons ATGGCTCATGGATTTTCGGCCTTGAAAGAAATGGATCTGGACGCTTTTGCCGCTCACTTCGTGTCCAAGCTTCCCCTGTCATGCCTCGTCTATGACAACCGTGGTTTTGGCGACATTGATACCAAAGACCAGCCACGTCACGAGATTCTTCCTGCGCAGCAGATCAGCGACTATTCAGATGCCATCACTTACGCCCAATCTCGGTCCGATGTTGACTCGCACAAGATTGGTGTCTGGGGTAGTTCCTACAGTGGAGGCCATGTTTTATGGCTTGGTGCTGTCGACAAAAGAGTTAAAGCGGTGCTATCTCAGGTCCCCTGCGTTGATGGATGGTTCACTTTCCACAGGCTGATCCGCCCCGATTTCAGGGCGGGTCTGAATCAGCTATTTCAAGATGTGG ATCGCCTAGCCCGAGCGGCAGGGAAGCCTCCCGGAATGTTGCCTGTGGTTAACGCCGACGTCCATGGACCATCCGCACTGCCCACACCCAACAGCTACAACTTCTTCATGAAGTGGGCCAAGAAGAGTAACTGGTAA